A stretch of DNA from Oncorhynchus nerka isolate Pitt River linkage group LG22, Oner_Uvic_2.0, whole genome shotgun sequence:
ACCACCAGTAAGGTGATATCTTCAGGATGTCGTCATACATTTTTCTCCTCATgcctttccttctcctcctctcctctgtaaggAGCTGACATGGAGACGAGAGACTTTGGTCGTAAGCAGACCTCCAGAGAGTGGGCGCTCTTCACGGGACGCTACGAAACTGCCTGGGCCATGACACGCCTCCTCTCCCGACCCTGTCCTTATCAACTGTGTGACGCTTACAGGTAGACTCAACTTTATGAGTAATGTTGATGAATGATGAGGATGACAATAATGATGATGGTGAGGATGATAATGAtgttgatggtgatgatgataataatgacgGTGATATTGATGAGGATGATAATGATGGTGATGAGgatgataataatgatgatggtgatgaggatgataataatgatgatggtgatgaggaAGATAATGATGGTGATGAGGATGATAATTGTGATATTGATGAGgatgataataatgatgatggtgatgaggatgatggtgatattgatgaggatgttgttggtggtggtgatgattctTATTATCATTATATAATGTCATCGATATCATTTAATATTGTTATATTTCCAATCGTATTATTTCCTAATCTGATATTATTGTTATGGTCCAGAGTGGCCCCAGCTGGTTTCTCTAATAGCTAATGCCCCGGAGGCTGTGTGTAGCTTGACATACTTCATAGagtactaccactattactagctAAGTCATTATATTCATGTAATTGTATTATTTTCCAGTCCAGAGTGGCCTCAGCTGGCGTCTCTAGTATCTAAGGCCCGGGAGCCTCGAGGCTGTATGCAGCGTATATCAGACACCATACGGAACGCTCTGACATTCGCTAACATCACAGAGCCTGACGACGAAGGAGTCTTAGATCACCTAGTCACCGTGACAACAGCCCTAGGGAGCCCCTTTGTGGCGCTGGCGTGTACCACCGTGAGTTAGAAACTTCTGTTTCTTCTTCCTTCCTCTTTTTCATTGTCTACTATTTaacctttctctctgtgtttgtcgctccctctctctggcttTATGTTCTCAttgctccctccccctccttatgtatACCTTTGTTGTTACCCTCTAGGTGTGTCCGTCAAGCCCGCCCTGCGTGGGTAAACGTCGTTACTCCGTCCCAGAGATCCTCCGACGCCAACGGGCCAAAGAACTGAAAACCCAGAACCCTGAGAGGCTCGACGACCACCGCAAACTCTTCCAGAATTCACGGGTCACTCTGGTGCCTAAACCTCCAAAGGATCGGCGGTCCAGCCTCCCGCCGCAGAACAAAAGCCCCACCAcgactaaccctaacctgggtaCGGTGTCTGGGTCTGGGGCCGTTTCCTCGGTGGCCCTGCGTAGAGCTAGCCTGCTGCCTCTGGGTATGGTGAGACGTAGTAGTGTACGGCCAGGGCTGTCCATTCCCAAGGTGAGAATCACTAAGGCCCCAACACCAACCTATGAACCTGAGAGAGTCCGCAGGAAGAGCAGCTTTAAAGACGGTGGGGGCAACTTCCTGCAGCTCCCAAAGTGGAGGTATAAAgaactgaaggaggagaggaagagagcggaggaggcagagaggaggaggttggAGGTGGCCACGAGACTGCACCTGGCTGTCGGGAAGAGGAAATGACACCACAAGAGGAAGTGATGTCACTCCACCCTTTCCTCCACTGTTGCCAGGCCAGTAGATAGTGTTCAGAGGGGGTTGGATACTTGAAATGTTTGATGTTAACTTATTTTCGTATTTATTTAGCTTTCTTTGGAGTAAAAGTGACAGCGCTTTATTTTGTCATGCATTTCCTTT
This window harbors:
- the ankrd33ba gene encoding ankyrin repeat domain-containing protein 33B, whose translation is MVLITDERDGGGSSTTVRVKQQQQNPKGASGVAQVHPTITEESPSLSDDDSYLGSCESEGDEYEEYEDFSLLPDSISIASDDSFYPPDDVFADNERTPSPPSPEPLTFFQACCTNNATIVRIMIRQGVGVEEVRETDKNNRTGLMVACYQGYVDVVIALAQCSHLDVNWQDKEGNTALITAAQAGHIMISNYLLNYFPGLDIERRNCHGFTALMKAAMQGKVECVRALMLAGADMETRDFGRKQTSREWALFTGRYETAWAMTRLLSRPCPYQLCDAYSPEWPQLASLVSKAREPRGCMQRISDTIRNALTFANITEPDDEGVLDHLVTVTTALGSPFVALACTTVCPSSPPCVGKRRYSVPEILRRQRAKELKTQNPERLDDHRKLFQNSRVTLVPKPPKDRRSSLPPQNKSPTTTNPNLGTVSGSGAVSSVALRRASLLPLGMVRRSSVRPGLSIPKVRITKAPTPTYEPERVRRKSSFKDGGGNFLQLPKWRYKELKEERKRAEEAERRRLEVATRLHLAVGKRK